The following are encoded in a window of Candidatus Fluviicola riflensis genomic DNA:
- a CDS encoding dehydrogenase, producing METVLSKRLIEFNREGFEDQELIDIYKAIMKPRLIEEKMLILLRQGKITKWFSGWGQEGISVGATLAMKQEEFILPMHRNLGVFTTRGIPLSRLFAQFQGKMSGFTKGRDRSFHFGAKDYNIVGMISHLGPQLGIADGIALANKLKKNEQATIVFTGDGGASEGDFHESLNVAAVWDLPVIFTVENNCWGLSTPSNEQFRCKQFIDKGIGYGMDAFQVDGNNILEVIRTIRSIADSIRQKPRPFLLECMTFRMRGHEEASGTKYYPEGLQDEWTKKDPVANYELFLQEIELLTPELKTSIQEAIKAEIQEGLEIAFAEAPITADLQRELDDVYAPYEQTVIAPATPAKSEKRLIDAISDSLRQSMERYPELIIMGQDVAEYGGVFKVTEGFVEQFGKDRVRNTPICESAIVGAGLGLSISGMKAMVEMQFADFATCGFNQIINNLAKIHWRWGQNADVVVRMPTGANTAAGPFHSQSNEAWFFHTPGLKVVYPAFPGDAKGLLNAAIEDPNPVLFFEHKFLYRSIREDIPDDYYTAEIGKAGYVRRGEDITIITYGLGVHWAMEALDEHPEISADLVDLKTLLPLDTETIYESVRNTGKVIVLHEDCLTGGIGGEIVSLINENCFHQLDAPVKRIASIDTPVPFAVPLEKQFLPLDRFKAALVELYSF from the coding sequence ATGGAAACAGTTTTGAGTAAACGCCTCATTGAGTTCAATCGTGAAGGATTTGAAGATCAAGAGCTTATAGATATTTACAAAGCAATCATGAAGCCCCGTTTGATCGAGGAAAAAATGCTTATTCTCCTGCGACAAGGGAAAATTACCAAGTGGTTTTCCGGTTGGGGACAGGAAGGCATTTCGGTTGGTGCGACCTTGGCTATGAAGCAGGAGGAATTCATTTTGCCGATGCACCGGAATTTAGGTGTTTTTACAACACGTGGAATTCCGTTGAGCCGCCTTTTTGCCCAGTTCCAGGGAAAAATGTCGGGTTTTACAAAAGGCCGCGACCGCTCGTTCCATTTTGGAGCAAAAGACTACAATATTGTGGGGATGATCTCACACCTCGGCCCGCAGCTGGGAATCGCAGACGGGATCGCCCTCGCCAATAAATTAAAGAAAAACGAACAGGCTACCATTGTTTTCACCGGAGACGGTGGTGCAAGTGAGGGTGATTTTCACGAATCACTGAATGTAGCGGCTGTTTGGGATTTACCAGTCATTTTTACGGTTGAAAACAACTGTTGGGGACTTTCTACTCCGAGCAACGAGCAATTTCGCTGCAAGCAGTTTATCGATAAAGGAATCGGCTACGGAATGGATGCATTCCAGGTCGACGGAAATAACATCCTTGAAGTCATTCGCACCATTCGCAGTATCGCTGATTCGATTCGTCAGAAACCACGTCCGTTCTTGTTGGAATGTATGACGTTCCGGATGCGTGGACATGAGGAAGCTTCGGGTACGAAATACTACCCGGAAGGTTTACAGGACGAATGGACGAAGAAAGATCCGGTTGCCAATTACGAATTGTTCCTGCAGGAAATCGAATTACTGACTCCCGAACTAAAAACAAGTATACAGGAAGCCATTAAAGCCGAAATACAGGAAGGTCTGGAGATTGCTTTTGCAGAAGCACCGATCACAGCAGATTTGCAGCGCGAGCTCGATGATGTGTACGCGCCTTACGAGCAAACGGTTATTGCTCCGGCTACTCCGGCCAAATCAGAAAAGCGTTTGATTGATGCCATTTCGGATAGTTTGCGTCAATCGATGGAACGCTACCCCGAACTGATCATTATGGGCCAGGATGTTGCCGAATACGGCGGTGTTTTTAAAGTAACGGAAGGTTTTGTGGAGCAATTCGGGAAAGACCGTGTTCGCAACACACCGATTTGTGAATCGGCCATTGTTGGTGCCGGCCTTGGACTTTCAATCAGCGGAATGAAAGCCATGGTTGAAATGCAGTTTGCCGATTTCGCCACCTGCGGATTTAATCAGATCATTAATAACCTGGCCAAGATTCACTGGCGCTGGGGACAAAACGCCGATGTGGTGGTGCGCATGCCAACCGGAGCCAATACAGCTGCCGGGCCATTTCACAGCCAAAGTAACGAAGCGTGGTTTTTCCATACTCCGGGGCTGAAAGTGGTTTATCCGGCATTCCCGGGCGACGCAAAAGGTTTGTTAAACGCCGCAATCGAAGATCCGAATCCGGTGTTGTTTTTCGAGCACAAGTTCCTGTACAGAAGCATTCGCGAGGATATTCCGGATGACTATTACACAGCTGAAATCGGGAAAGCGGGTTATGTGAGACGCGGTGAGGACATTACCATTATTACTTACGGATTGGGCGTTCACTGGGCGATGGAAGCCTTAGACGAACATCCTGAAATCAGCGCTGACCTGGTCGATTTGAAAACATTGTTACCGCTGGATACCGAAACGATTTACGAATCGGTTCGTAATACAGGGAAGGTGATCGTACTCCACGAAGATTGCCTCACCGGCGGAATTGGTGGTGAAATTGTTTCACTGATCAACGAAAACTGTTTCCATCAACTGGACGCTCCGGTAAAACGCATCGCTTCGATTGACACACCGGTACCGTTTGCTGTTCCATTGGAGAAACAATTCCTTCCGCTCGACCGTTTTAAAGCAGCGCTCGTGGAGCTGTATTCGTTTTAA
- a CDS encoding PKD domain-containing protein, with protein sequence MKNFKLVLVSLFLSSLSFAQVQVCLGTDVTVCQGQTVQITNCGGAGGSPAGGIFLNAPTDVSLTDDSWSPVINMGFNFNFYGSNYNQMLIGSNGIVTFNLGSAGGYCPWSLGATTLPSTTGLTHCFNSAMVTHQDLNPSNATSGPIQYQMLGTAPNRMFVILYNGVTMFSCTSSCSYIGYIFYETTNIVEMFIGEKGSCPSWNGGQAIQGTENNGGTVGHITPGRNNTVWTANQDGRRWTPTAPNNTSNYAITTIPYVNINAPGGALQWQNNLGQTFPYNNGVLNITQVPPGVTGYWLTGTSCGVGIGSVSDTTWITRTSVNASATATTDYCSGGSGTATANPLLGTPPFSYLWSPGGQTTQTATNLVAGNYQVLVTDANGCTKTVSVVVPNSGATYSGSTTVVSCPGGADGTATATMTPSLGTVSYNWYDAGGQTTQTATGLSAGTYHCEVSSSVGCIDTVEVIITEIPPMVAQAVGQDVSCNSGSDGVVAVNIVGGTGPYSYAWDNSSSTAQAANDLSAGTHTVTITDANNCVITSTTTIGEPAPLAITSLTPDQTICPENSTMLTAIGSGGSSPYTFTWTENGVVIGTGSTIEVDPAATNAVYCVTLSEACGSPTTNDCMNIVFPTAIVPMFVPDKTWSCEPGLFTFANTSNNPNEIQSVLFEFGDGNQELLVGAAGVTHQYDNPNPYDVDVTVTSIYGCVYTGHFEDIVSVIANPVADFNMSANPTTIFETTVTMQDKSSAGVVSWQWNSPGSVPSTSTYDNPTFQFPDGIVDKYVIQLIVQTPEGCVDTVERILAVNSDILFFAPNSFTPDDDEFNQTWDFSISGVDEYNFELMIFDRWGEILWETHDINASWDGTYNGKILPAGTYTWVARVKDVYSDDKKTFNGSIYMNR encoded by the coding sequence ATGAAAAATTTCAAACTGGTACTGGTCTCATTATTCTTATCGTCACTGAGTTTTGCTCAGGTTCAGGTTTGTTTGGGGACTGATGTAACGGTATGTCAAGGACAAACTGTTCAGATTACGAATTGCGGTGGAGCCGGCGGGAGTCCTGCAGGTGGTATTTTCTTAAATGCACCGACTGATGTTTCATTAACAGATGACTCTTGGAGTCCTGTAATCAATATGGGGTTCAACTTTAACTTTTACGGTTCCAACTACAACCAGATGTTGATCGGTTCGAACGGTATCGTTACGTTTAACCTTGGTAGTGCGGGCGGTTATTGCCCATGGTCGTTGGGAGCTACAACTCTTCCTTCTACAACAGGTTTAACACATTGCTTTAACAGTGCGATGGTTACTCACCAGGATTTGAATCCGAGTAACGCTACGAGCGGGCCAATCCAATACCAGATGTTGGGTACGGCACCGAATCGTATGTTTGTGATCCTTTACAATGGTGTAACCATGTTTAGCTGTACGAGTTCATGCTCGTATATCGGTTATATCTTCTACGAAACCACCAACATTGTAGAAATGTTTATCGGTGAAAAAGGAAGCTGTCCTTCATGGAACGGTGGGCAAGCAATCCAGGGAACTGAGAACAATGGTGGTACTGTCGGACACATTACTCCGGGGCGTAACAATACTGTTTGGACAGCCAATCAGGATGGTCGTCGCTGGACACCAACTGCTCCGAACAACACAAGTAACTACGCTATCACGACAATTCCTTACGTAAATATCAATGCGCCGGGTGGTGCTTTGCAATGGCAAAATAACCTCGGACAAACATTCCCTTACAACAATGGTGTATTGAACATTACCCAGGTGCCTCCGGGTGTTACCGGTTACTGGCTTACTGGAACGTCATGTGGTGTAGGCATCGGTTCTGTTTCTGATACTACCTGGATTACGCGTACAAGTGTAAACGCCAGTGCAACAGCTACAACTGATTATTGTTCGGGCGGAAGTGGTACAGCTACTGCGAACCCATTATTGGGAACTCCACCTTTCTCTTATTTATGGTCACCGGGTGGACAAACAACGCAAACAGCCACTAACCTTGTAGCAGGAAATTACCAGGTATTGGTAACGGATGCCAACGGATGTACAAAAACGGTGAGTGTTGTTGTGCCGAATTCGGGAGCAACTTATTCAGGGAGTACTACTGTGGTTAGTTGTCCGGGCGGAGCTGATGGAACAGCCACTGCGACGATGACACCTTCTTTAGGTACGGTTTCTTATAACTGGTACGACGCGGGTGGTCAAACAACACAAACAGCTACCGGATTATCTGCAGGAACCTATCATTGTGAAGTGAGTTCTTCAGTTGGTTGTATCGACACGGTAGAGGTAATCATTACTGAGATCCCGCCGATGGTTGCACAAGCTGTTGGGCAGGATGTAAGCTGTAACAGCGGAAGCGACGGTGTTGTTGCTGTGAATATTGTTGGTGGTACAGGCCCTTATTCATACGCCTGGGATAATTCATCTTCAACAGCTCAGGCTGCCAATGATTTGTCTGCCGGAACACATACAGTGACTATTACAGATGCCAATAACTGTGTGATTACTTCTACGACAACAATCGGAGAACCTGCACCGCTTGCAATCACTTCATTGACGCCGGATCAGACTATTTGTCCTGAGAATTCAACGATGCTGACTGCTATAGGTTCAGGAGGTAGTTCACCTTATACTTTTACATGGACAGAAAACGGTGTTGTTATCGGAACCGGTTCAACTATCGAAGTTGATCCTGCTGCAACAAACGCTGTGTACTGCGTGACGTTGTCAGAAGCTTGCGGATCACCGACTACCAATGACTGTATGAACATTGTGTTCCCTACAGCGATCGTTCCGATGTTCGTTCCTGATAAAACATGGTCTTGTGAACCGGGATTATTTACGTTTGCCAATACATCTAACAATCCGAACGAAATTCAATCGGTGTTGTTTGAGTTCGGTGATGGTAACCAGGAACTTCTTGTAGGTGCAGCAGGTGTTACACACCAATACGACAATCCGAATCCTTACGATGTGGATGTTACCGTTACTTCAATCTACGGTTGTGTGTATACAGGACACTTCGAGGATATCGTTTCGGTAATTGCCAATCCGGTGGCTGATTTCAATATGTCTGCCAACCCGACTACCATTTTTGAAACGACTGTAACCATGCAGGATAAATCCTCAGCTGGTGTGGTTTCATGGCAGTGGAATTCTCCGGGGTCTGTTCCTTCTACAAGTACATACGATAACCCGACATTCCAATTCCCTGACGGAATCGTAGACAAGTATGTGATTCAATTGATTGTTCAAACACCGGAAGGTTGTGTGGATACAGTTGAGCGTATTCTGGCTGTGAACAGCGACATCTTATTCTTCGCTCCGAACTCCTTTACGCCGGATGATGATGAGTTTAACCAGACATGGGATTTCTCGATCAGCGGAGTGGATGAGTACAACTTTGAATTGATGATCTTTGACCGTTGGGGTGAAATCCTCTGGGAAACACACGACATTAACGCTTCATGGGATGGTACATACAACGGGAAAATCCTTCCTGCAGGTACTTACACATGGGTAGCACGAGTGAAAGATGTTTACTCTGATGACAAAAAGACTTTTAACGGATCGATCTACATGAACAGATAA
- a CDS encoding glutamate dehydrogenase — translation MSSKHQAQIDAFMDKVKATNGHEAEFLQAVHEVAETVIPFIEEHPKYKEAKILDRIVEPERTIIFRVPWLDDKGEIQVNRGYRVEFNSAIGPYKGGLRFHPSVNLSILKFLGFEQIFKNSLTTLPMGGGKGGSDFDPKGKSDNEVMKFCQSFMTELSRHIGADTDVPAGDIGVGGREIGYMFGQYKRIRNEFTGVLTGKARNWGGSLIRPEATGYGTVYFAKEMLATKDDSFLGKVVAVSGSGNVAQYACEKATQLGAKVVTMSDSSGYIHDAEGISAEKLAFIMELKNVKRGRIEEYVTQFPSAKFIPGKRPWEVKVDIALPCATQNELDGDQAKVLLDNGVICVAEGANMPSTPEAVTAFLNAKILFAPGKASNAGGVATSGLEMSQNSLRLSWPAEEVDQRLHNIMISIHEACVKYGKGKDGVVDYVKGANIAGFVKVADSMIDQGLV, via the coding sequence ATGTCAAGTAAACACCAAGCACAGATCGATGCGTTCATGGACAAAGTGAAGGCAACCAATGGTCATGAAGCGGAATTCCTACAAGCTGTACATGAAGTTGCAGAAACTGTTATCCCGTTTATCGAAGAACATCCAAAATATAAGGAAGCAAAAATCTTAGATCGTATCGTTGAACCTGAACGTACTATTATCTTCCGTGTTCCATGGTTGGATGACAAAGGTGAAATTCAGGTAAACAGAGGTTACCGTGTTGAATTTAACTCCGCTATCGGGCCTTACAAAGGTGGTTTGCGTTTCCACCCTTCAGTGAACTTGTCCATCTTGAAATTCTTGGGTTTTGAGCAAATTTTCAAAAATTCATTGACAACACTTCCAATGGGTGGTGGAAAAGGTGGTTCTGATTTTGATCCGAAAGGAAAATCAGACAACGAAGTAATGAAGTTCTGTCAGTCGTTTATGACTGAATTGTCCCGTCATATCGGTGCTGATACAGATGTTCCAGCCGGAGATATCGGTGTTGGTGGCCGTGAGATCGGTTATATGTTTGGTCAATACAAACGTATCCGTAACGAGTTTACCGGTGTATTAACAGGTAAAGCACGCAACTGGGGTGGATCATTAATCCGTCCGGAAGCTACAGGATACGGAACAGTCTATTTCGCAAAAGAAATGTTGGCTACCAAAGACGATTCTTTCCTTGGTAAAGTAGTTGCTGTTTCCGGTTCAGGAAACGTAGCACAGTATGCTTGTGAAAAAGCAACCCAATTGGGAGCGAAAGTGGTTACAATGTCCGATTCATCCGGTTATATCCACGATGCTGAAGGTATCAGCGCCGAGAAACTGGCATTCATAATGGAATTGAAAAACGTAAAACGCGGACGTATCGAAGAATACGTAACGCAATTCCCTTCTGCGAAATTTATTCCGGGCAAACGTCCGTGGGAAGTGAAGGTTGATATTGCTCTTCCATGCGCTACTCAAAACGAATTGGACGGTGACCAGGCAAAAGTATTGTTGGACAACGGTGTGATCTGTGTAGCTGAAGGTGCAAACATGCCTTCTACTCCAGAAGCTGTTACAGCATTCCTTAATGCGAAAATCTTGTTCGCTCCGGGTAAAGCATCCAATGCAGGTGGTGTTGCAACTTCAGGTTTGGAGATGTCACAAAACTCATTGCGTTTGAGCTGGCCGGCAGAAGAAGTTGATCAGCGTTTGCACAATATCATGATATCTATCCACGAAGCGTGTGTGAAATACGGTAAAGGTAAAGATGGTGTTGTTGACTACGTGAAAGGAGCAAACATTGCAGGTTTCGTGAAAGTTGCCGATTCAATGATCGATCAGGGATTGGTATAA
- a CDS encoding cell division protein FtsK translates to MAVQNEFREKNEEKPVEKQAKKKVVAEPKQEAAPKTSLKNLGQRLDKKRTKTIIGVVLTLFSFFTFLSCFSFFFTWTADQDRILDKGLFEFLMEDNPEPVANWLGKFGAWMSHLFMYRWFGISSFAISFMIFLVGFKWMLNIRLFPLKRSFAVASLFMVWSSIFLGYFVQQIDYLGGTFGYTVNQWLTLSIGSFGSFIVVLALLYVVLVILFNADIRAWMDKFKARSQDMVEDEDEVPAGNAMTDIHVVNTIKENQIVQEEDPQEFSFEEEEDEEDEDDVDSFIVVQKGVEPIHSTLDDDFEIEVPVEAVASPVVGNDDFDVAIADADAELSNDQLNSLQKEYGDYDPKLDLAGYVLPPIELLKEYGSGQVSINKQELEDNKNKIVETLSHYKIDIAKIKATVGPTVTLYEIVPAPGVRISKIKNLEDDIALSLSALGIRIIAPIPGKGTIGIEVPNSKPDMVSMRSLIASEKFQNSDFELPIVIGKTITNETFTFDLTKMPHLLVAGSTGQGKSVGLNAILVSMLYKKHPAQVKFVLVDPKKVELTLYNRIERHFLAKLPGEEDAIITDTSKVVNTLNSLCIEMDARYELLKEAQVRTIKEYNAKFIARRLNPEKGHHYLPYIVVLIDEFADLIMTAGKEVEHPIARLAQLARAIGIHLIVATQRPSVNVITGMIKANFPARIAFRVLSKIDSRTILDASGADQLIGRGDMLIATGSDIVRVQCGFADTPEVEDICKFIGEQRAYPEALILPEYVGADGNNDNDIDPEDIDSMFADAARIVVLHQQGSASLLQRKLKLGYNRAGRIVDQLEGYGIIGPFQGSKAREVLYSDEASLEEFLNSKGIS, encoded by the coding sequence ATGGCTGTACAAAACGAATTTCGGGAAAAAAACGAGGAAAAGCCTGTCGAAAAACAAGCGAAGAAAAAAGTGGTGGCCGAACCCAAACAGGAAGCCGCACCCAAAACTTCGTTGAAAAATCTGGGGCAACGCCTGGATAAAAAACGCACCAAAACCATTATCGGTGTGGTGCTCACGCTATTCTCCTTTTTCACCTTTCTCTCGTGCTTTTCGTTTTTCTTTACCTGGACAGCCGATCAGGACCGCATTCTTGACAAAGGCTTGTTCGAATTTCTGATGGAAGACAACCCGGAACCTGTGGCCAACTGGCTTGGGAAATTCGGAGCATGGATGTCGCACTTGTTTATGTACCGCTGGTTCGGGATTTCTTCGTTCGCCATTTCCTTCATGATTTTCCTTGTCGGGTTTAAATGGATGCTCAACATTCGTTTATTTCCGCTCAAACGCTCATTTGCCGTAGCGTCGCTGTTCATGGTCTGGTCGTCGATTTTCCTGGGTTACTTTGTACAGCAAATCGATTATCTCGGCGGAACCTTCGGTTATACCGTCAATCAGTGGCTCACACTTTCCATCGGAAGTTTCGGATCGTTTATCGTGGTGCTGGCGCTGTTGTATGTGGTACTTGTGATTCTTTTTAACGCCGATATCCGCGCGTGGATGGATAAATTCAAGGCGCGCAGCCAGGACATGGTGGAAGATGAAGACGAGGTTCCGGCCGGAAACGCCATGACGGATATTCACGTAGTCAACACCATCAAGGAAAACCAGATCGTGCAGGAAGAAGATCCGCAGGAGTTTTCATTTGAAGAAGAGGAGGACGAAGAAGACGAAGATGATGTTGATAGTTTTATTGTGGTTCAAAAAGGCGTGGAGCCGATCCATTCAACCCTTGACGACGATTTTGAAATAGAAGTTCCGGTTGAGGCGGTAGCTTCACCGGTTGTAGGCAATGACGATTTTGATGTGGCTATTGCGGATGCGGATGCCGAATTGAGCAACGATCAATTGAATTCGTTGCAGAAAGAATACGGCGATTACGACCCGAAACTCGATTTGGCCGGTTATGTATTGCCTCCGATCGAATTGCTGAAAGAATATGGCAGCGGGCAGGTTTCGATCAACAAACAGGAACTCGAAGACAATAAGAACAAGATCGTTGAAACGCTTTCGCATTATAAGATCGACATCGCGAAGATCAAAGCAACGGTTGGTCCGACGGTAACATTGTACGAAATTGTTCCCGCCCCGGGAGTGCGTATATCCAAGATCAAAAACCTTGAAGACGATATTGCCCTGAGCCTTTCCGCGTTGGGAATCCGGATCATTGCACCGATTCCGGGTAAAGGAACCATCGGTATCGAAGTGCCGAACAGCAAGCCCGATATGGTTTCCATGCGTTCGCTCATTGCCTCGGAGAAATTCCAGAATTCCGATTTCGAGCTGCCAATTGTGATCGGTAAAACCATTACCAACGAAACCTTCACCTTTGATTTGACCAAAATGCCGCACTTGCTGGTTGCAGGTTCTACCGGACAAGGTAAATCAGTTGGATTGAATGCTATTCTCGTGTCAATGCTCTACAAAAAGCATCCGGCGCAGGTGAAATTCGTATTGGTCGATCCGAAGAAAGTGGAACTCACGCTGTACAACCGCATCGAACGCCATTTCCTCGCCAAATTACCGGGTGAAGAAGATGCGATTATCACCGACACATCCAAAGTGGTCAATACGCTCAATTCCCTGTGTATCGAAATGGATGCACGTTATGAATTGCTCAAGGAAGCGCAGGTGCGAACCATTAAGGAATACAACGCCAAATTCATTGCCCGTCGTTTAAATCCGGAAAAAGGACACCATTACTTGCCTTATATTGTCGTATTGATCGATGAGTTTGCCGATCTGATCATGACCGCCGGAAAAGAAGTGGAACACCCGATTGCCCGTTTGGCGCAGTTGGCCCGAGCGATTGGAATTCACCTCATCGTAGCCACACAACGGCCTTCTGTAAATGTGATCACCGGTATGATCAAAGCCAACTTCCCGGCGAGAATCGCCTTCCGTGTATTGTCGAAAATCGATTCCCGCACCATTTTGGATGCTTCCGGCGCCGACCAGCTGATCGGTAGGGGAGATATGCTCATTGCCACCGGTTCCGACATCGTGCGGGTTCAGTGCGGATTCGCTGATACACCCGAGGTTGAAGATATTTGTAAATTCATCGGTGAACAGCGCGCCTATCCCGAAGCGTTGATTCTTCCGGAATACGTAGGCGCTGACGGGAACAACGACAACGATATTGATCCGGAAGACATCGATTCTATGTTTGCAGATGCTGCGCGGATTGTGGTATTGCATCAGCAAGGTTCGGCTTCGTTGCTGCAGCGTAAACTGAAACTGGGGTACAACCGCGCCGGACGTATCGTTGACCAGCTGGAAGGTTATGGCATTATCGGCCCATTCCAGGGAAGTAAAGCCCGTGAAGTACTGTATTCGGACGAAGCAAGCCTCGAGGAGTTCCTGAATTCAAAAGGAATTAGTTAA